One Stenotrophomonas oahuensis genomic region harbors:
- a CDS encoding LacI family DNA-binding transcriptional regulator, with protein sequence MSSRPKTDAAQQDLPKGKAATINDIARLSGVSKKTVSRIINNSPLVRKDTREKVEALMREVGYAPDPLARGLAFRRSFLIGMVYDNPTAQYIVDMQYGALDALRGSSFELVVHPCDSRSPGYIEGVRRFVQQQKLHGVILVPRASEDQALVDMLDEIGCRFTRIASLPLDDTSQMVVTHDRDGAAEAADYLLSLGHRDIALVTGPSAYRSAHERTAGFIDALAKRGIELPPERIVEAGYTFESGVAAAEKLLLGKQRPTAIFTGNDEMAAGIYKVALRAGINIPRELSIIGYDDSPLASRLWPSLTSVRRHTRDTGRTAAAMLIQPDSQAALQIASVRPHLIVRDSCQPPAD encoded by the coding sequence ATGTCATCGCGCCCCAAGACCGACGCCGCACAGCAGGACCTGCCCAAGGGCAAAGCTGCCACCATCAACGATATTGCGCGTCTGTCCGGGGTCTCCAAGAAAACGGTTTCGCGGATCATCAACAACTCGCCGCTGGTGCGCAAAGACACCCGCGAGAAGGTCGAGGCGCTGATGCGTGAAGTGGGCTATGCGCCCGACCCGCTCGCACGCGGTCTCGCATTTCGCCGTTCGTTCCTGATCGGCATGGTCTACGACAATCCCACCGCGCAGTACATCGTGGACATGCAGTACGGCGCGCTGGATGCATTGCGCGGATCCAGCTTCGAACTGGTGGTGCATCCCTGCGATTCGCGCAGCCCCGGCTACATCGAAGGCGTGCGCCGCTTCGTGCAGCAGCAGAAGCTGCACGGCGTGATCCTGGTGCCGCGTGCCTCGGAAGACCAGGCGCTGGTCGACATGCTGGATGAAATCGGCTGTCGCTTCACCCGCATTGCCTCGCTACCGCTGGACGACACCTCGCAGATGGTGGTCACCCATGACCGCGACGGTGCTGCCGAAGCGGCCGACTACCTGCTGTCGCTGGGCCACCGCGATATCGCCCTGGTGACCGGCCCGAGTGCCTACCGCTCGGCGCACGAGCGCACCGCTGGCTTCATTGATGCGCTGGCCAAGCGCGGCATCGAACTGCCGCCGGAACGCATCGTCGAGGCCGGTTACACCTTCGAATCCGGTGTGGCCGCGGCGGAAAAGCTGCTGCTGGGCAAGCAACGCCCCACCGCCATCTTCACCGGTAACGATGAAATGGCCGCCGGTATCTACAAGGTGGCCCTGCGCGCGGGCATCAACATTCCGCGCGAGCTGTCCATCATCGGCTACGACGACAGCCCGCTGGCCTCTCGCCTGTGGCCGTCGCTGACCTCGGTGCGCCGCCACACCCGTGATACCGGGCGCACGGCCGCCGCCATGCTGATCCAGCCCGACAGCCAGGCCGCGCTGCAGATCGCCAGCGTCCGCCCGCACCTGATCGTGCGCGATTCCTGCCAGCCGCCGGCGGATTGA
- a CDS encoding 2-keto-4-pentenoate hydratase, translating into MSNDHGHQDLPAPGLDSIASAFVIARQQGRALPDFPGTIPDDLVTAYQVQDLAIGQWNDQTVGWKVGYIAAERRDVSGDDRLLGPIFSRQLWNATGGTVDIPVFVGGFGAVEAEYVIELLEDAPADKLDWTPEEAEALPARLYIGVEVASSPLATINVLGPRVVVSDFGNNNGLVLGPEIPNWTALDDAQLRAETLIEGTVVGTGGASNLPGGLRAAYAFALARSARRGRPLKAGELIASGNATGIHDIAVGQQALIRFAGYGDITCRAIAAG; encoded by the coding sequence TTGAGCAACGATCACGGCCATCAGGACCTGCCCGCACCGGGGCTGGACAGCATCGCCAGCGCCTTTGTCATCGCCCGCCAGCAGGGCCGGGCGCTGCCGGATTTCCCCGGCACCATTCCCGATGACCTGGTCACGGCCTACCAGGTGCAGGACCTGGCCATTGGCCAGTGGAACGACCAGACCGTGGGCTGGAAGGTTGGCTACATCGCCGCCGAGCGCCGCGATGTGTCCGGGGACGACCGCCTGCTGGGCCCGATTTTCTCTCGTCAGCTCTGGAATGCTACCGGTGGAACAGTGGACATTCCGGTGTTCGTCGGCGGCTTCGGCGCGGTCGAGGCCGAGTACGTGATCGAGCTGCTGGAAGACGCCCCGGCCGACAAGCTGGACTGGACCCCGGAAGAGGCTGAAGCCCTGCCGGCGCGCCTGTACATCGGCGTGGAAGTGGCCAGCAGCCCGCTCGCCACCATCAATGTGCTGGGCCCGCGCGTCGTGGTCAGCGACTTCGGCAACAACAACGGCCTGGTGCTGGGGCCGGAGATTCCGAACTGGACCGCGCTGGACGATGCCCAACTGCGCGCCGAAACCCTGATCGAGGGCACCGTGGTCGGCACCGGCGGTGCCAGCAACCTGCCCGGCGGCCTGCGCGCGGCGTATGCGTTCGCGCTGGCCCGTTCGGCCCGCCGCGGCCGCCCGCTGAAGGCAGGCGAGCTGATCGCCAGTGGTAATGCCACCGGTATCCATGACATCGCCGTAGGCCAACAGGCACTGATCCGTTTCGCCGGTTACGGCGACATTACCTGCAGGGCCATTGCTGCCGGGTAA
- a CDS encoding carboxylesterase/lipase family protein: MTTPADLQRRRFLRDSARYALMLSVASSSLLSFSHSAAAGTASLARVRGGRLRGDHVNGVHRFLGVPYGADTAARRFQPALPEAPWRGVRNALAYGGAAPQGGKEGPGSEDCLFLNLWTPALRDGRRRPILFYIHGGAYNNGSGSDPLYDGGALCQRGDVVVVTVNHRLNVFGYLYLGQLGDERFADSGNVGQLDLIQALQWVREHAHEFGGDADNITVFGQSGGGAKIATLMAMPAAKGLFHKAWTMSGQQVTAAGPRAATQRARIAMEAVGARDVDALLALPASALLAATKARDPSRVESTSLYFGPALDGDALPVHPFWPEAPTQSIGIPMVIGNTHDETRAFLGNDPANFELTWETLPAKLEKEQFVDLLPSVVIAEYRRLYPQYTPSEVFFAATTAGRSWRGAVEELEARARQGSPTWAYQLDWGSPLDGGKLRAFHTLDIPLVFHNLGAEGSKTGTGEAAQQVADAMSDALLAFARTGNPNHGKLAQWDPYSLERRQTMLFDVHPQQANDPRGGERRLYQQAPFLQRGTQ; encoded by the coding sequence ATGACCACACCCGCCGACCTGCAGCGTCGCCGCTTTCTGCGTGACAGCGCGCGCTATGCGTTGATGCTGAGTGTTGCGAGTTCGTCGTTGCTGTCTTTCAGTCACAGCGCTGCGGCGGGTACTGCCTCGCTTGCGCGGGTGCGCGGTGGCCGGCTGCGCGGGGACCACGTCAACGGCGTGCATCGCTTCCTTGGCGTGCCTTACGGCGCAGACACTGCTGCACGCCGTTTCCAGCCAGCGCTACCCGAGGCACCTTGGCGCGGCGTACGCAACGCCTTGGCCTACGGCGGCGCGGCACCGCAGGGCGGCAAGGAAGGCCCGGGCAGCGAGGATTGCCTGTTCCTCAACCTCTGGACACCCGCGCTACGCGATGGTCGCCGCCGGCCGATCCTGTTCTACATCCACGGCGGCGCGTACAACAACGGCTCCGGCAGCGACCCGCTGTATGACGGCGGCGCGCTGTGCCAACGCGGCGACGTGGTGGTGGTGACGGTGAACCACCGGCTCAACGTATTCGGCTATCTGTACCTGGGCCAGCTCGGCGATGAGCGCTTTGCCGACTCCGGAAATGTAGGCCAACTGGACCTGATCCAGGCGCTGCAGTGGGTACGCGAGCACGCGCATGAGTTCGGCGGCGATGCCGACAACATCACCGTGTTCGGCCAGAGTGGCGGCGGCGCGAAGATTGCCACGCTGATGGCGATGCCAGCAGCCAAGGGCCTCTTCCATAAGGCATGGACCATGAGCGGCCAGCAGGTCACGGCGGCGGGGCCGCGTGCGGCGACCCAGCGTGCGCGTATTGCGATGGAGGCGGTGGGGGCGCGCGATGTGGATGCACTGCTGGCGTTGCCGGCTTCCGCGCTGCTGGCCGCGACCAAGGCCCGCGACCCTTCCCGGGTGGAAAGCACCAGCCTGTACTTCGGGCCGGCACTGGATGGCGACGCGTTGCCCGTACATCCGTTCTGGCCAGAGGCTCCAACGCAGTCGATCGGTATTCCGATGGTGATCGGCAACACGCATGATGAAACCCGTGCGTTCCTCGGCAATGACCCTGCCAACTTCGAACTGACGTGGGAGACCCTGCCAGCCAAGCTGGAGAAGGAGCAGTTCGTTGACCTGCTGCCTTCGGTAGTCATTGCGGAGTACCGCAGGTTGTATCCGCAGTACACGCCTTCGGAAGTGTTCTTCGCCGCTACCACCGCCGGACGCTCGTGGCGCGGCGCGGTGGAAGAGCTGGAGGCGCGTGCTCGCCAAGGTTCCCCTACGTGGGCGTACCAGCTGGATTGGGGCAGCCCGCTGGATGGTGGCAAGCTGCGCGCCTTCCACACGCTGGATATACCCTTGGTGTTCCACAACCTGGGTGCCGAAGGCTCGAAGACCGGCACCGGCGAAGCCGCACAGCAGGTCGCCGATGCAATGAGCGATGCACTGCTCGCATTCGCCCGCACCGGCAACCCGAATCACGGCAAGCTGGCCCAATGGGACCCCTATTCACTCGAACGCCGCCAAACCATGCTGTTCGATGTGCACCCGCAGCAAGCCAACGACCCCCGCGGCGGCGAGCGCCGCCTGTACCAACAGGCACCGTTCCTGCAACGCGGCACGCAGTGA
- a CDS encoding TRAP transporter small permease: MSETNAETTVDTRSMPQRALDLIADIAIHIAVLALLGLVVVQGWQVFARYVINDSPSWTEPVTLLLLATAMSLGAATGVHTRRHFGFFLLAAHMKPGLRRINEMVCSLVVAVLGVVIAWWAGVLLLDGLDIKTAGANLPQSINYLPLSIGGALMAVFALNQIVQATQPAVEEAEGDR; this comes from the coding sequence ATGTCCGAGACGAATGCTGAAACCACCGTCGATACCCGCAGCATGCCGCAGCGTGCGCTGGATCTGATTGCCGACATTGCCATCCATATCGCCGTGCTGGCCCTGCTCGGGCTGGTGGTGGTGCAGGGCTGGCAGGTGTTTGCCCGCTATGTGATCAACGATTCGCCCAGCTGGACCGAACCGGTCACGCTGCTGCTGCTGGCCACCGCGATGAGCCTGGGCGCGGCCACTGGCGTGCACACGCGCCGTCACTTCGGTTTCTTCCTGCTGGCCGCGCACATGAAGCCCGGCCTGCGCCGCATCAACGAGATGGTGTGCTCGCTGGTGGTGGCGGTGCTGGGCGTGGTTATCGCCTGGTGGGCGGGCGTGCTGCTGCTGGATGGTCTGGATATCAAGACCGCCGGTGCCAACCTGCCACAGAGCATCAACTACCTGCCGCTGTCCATTGGCGGCGCGCTGATGGCCGTATTCGCGTTGAACCAGATCGTGCAGGCCACGCAGCCGGCGGTTGAAGAAGCCGAGGGGGACCGCTGA
- a CDS encoding PhzF family phenazine biosynthesis protein, with the protein MSVHPFRQVNVFSTDPLLGNPLAVVHHAGELSDARMAAFANWTNLSETTFLLPPTDPRADYRVRIFTTMGELPFAGHPTLGSCYAWLAQGGVPQGAEIVQECAIGLVRIRRGADGLAFVAPPLLREGPLEAEVRERVRAGLGVAAEDVVDAQWVVNGPKWLALRLRSRAAVLAIKPDYPALEGLMVGVFAACDTGDGVESQFESRAFIAGEAAPEDPVTGSLNAGIARWLLREGLAPERYVISQGTALGRAGRVRVEVVGEDLWVGGECVTCIEGRVAF; encoded by the coding sequence GTGAGCGTCCACCCCTTCCGTCAGGTCAACGTCTTCAGCACTGACCCGCTCCTCGGCAATCCTCTGGCCGTGGTCCACCACGCCGGCGAGCTCAGCGACGCACGCATGGCGGCCTTCGCCAACTGGACCAACCTGAGCGAGACCACGTTCCTGCTGCCGCCGACCGATCCGCGAGCGGATTACCGGGTGCGCATCTTCACCACGATGGGGGAACTGCCGTTTGCCGGCCATCCTACGCTGGGCAGCTGCTACGCCTGGCTGGCGCAGGGTGGGGTGCCGCAGGGCGCGGAGATCGTCCAGGAGTGTGCGATCGGGCTTGTGCGTATTCGCCGGGGTGCGGATGGGTTGGCGTTCGTGGCTCCGCCGTTGCTGCGCGAGGGGCCGCTGGAGGCAGAAGTGCGCGAGCGTGTGCGCGCCGGACTGGGTGTCGCCGCTGAGGACGTGGTGGACGCGCAGTGGGTGGTGAACGGGCCGAAGTGGCTGGCGCTGCGCCTGCGTAGTCGTGCGGCGGTGCTGGCGATCAAGCCGGACTATCCGGCGCTGGAAGGGTTGATGGTGGGGGTGTTTGCGGCGTGTGATACTGGCGATGGGGTGGAGTCGCAGTTTGAGTCGCGTGCGTTCATTGCGGGCGAGGCTGCGCCGGAGGATCCGGTGACGGGGAGTCTCAATGCTGGGATTGCGCGGTGGTTGTTGCGCGAGGGGTTGGCACCGGAGCGGTATGTGATCAGCCAGGGCACGGCGTTAGGGCGTGCTGGGCGGGTGCGGGTGGAGGTGGTGGGGGAGGATCTTTGGGTGGGTGGGGAATGTGTTACGTGTATTGAGGGGAGGGTAGCGTTCTGA
- a CDS encoding family 43 glycosylhydrolase: MHMKSLLAPVAAIALLWSATTHAAESTSPTWKRGIENQRQADLGNGTFLNPVFAGDRPDPSVLKDGEDYYLTLSSFDAYPGLPIWHSRDLVNWQPLGHAITKNVGAIWAPDIVKHEGRYYIYFPARTAEARSNFVVWSYSINGPWSEPIDLGLAGYIDPGHAVGEDGKRYLFLSGGDYVQLADDGLSVVGTPKHVYDGWKYPESWDVEAYAQEGPKINFHNGWYYMTTAVGGTAGPPTGHMVITARSRSIHGPWQNSPHNPITRTQSKDEPWWSRGHATVVEGTDGRWWMIYHGYENGYWTLGRQALLEPIEWTDDGWFVAKGGDLGQPLAKPSGSSVGPHGMALSDDFKGKTLGSQWSFFNPTQDEYRRLTFTGNGLELQGKGETPRDSSPLTVIAGDQAYQYEVEMDIAPGAVGGALLFYSDRLYVGVGSNGEKFIMHRYGEERPTRLEPSRKGGKLWLRVTNNRHIVTIHTSTDGRVWQKYPVQMEVSGYHHNVAGKFLALKPALYAAGDGKVTFRKFRYRALD; this comes from the coding sequence ATGCATATGAAATCCCTTCTGGCCCCGGTGGCCGCCATCGCCCTGCTCTGGTCGGCCACCACCCACGCCGCCGAATCCACCTCCCCCACCTGGAAGCGCGGTATCGAAAACCAGCGCCAGGCGGATCTGGGCAACGGCACCTTCCTCAATCCGGTGTTCGCCGGTGACCGCCCGGACCCGTCGGTGCTGAAGGACGGCGAGGACTACTACCTCACCCTGTCCTCGTTCGACGCCTACCCCGGCCTGCCGATCTGGCACTCGCGCGACCTGGTGAACTGGCAGCCGCTGGGCCATGCCATCACCAAAAACGTGGGCGCGATCTGGGCCCCGGACATCGTCAAGCACGAAGGCCGCTACTACATCTACTTCCCGGCCCGCACCGCCGAGGCGCGCAGCAACTTCGTGGTCTGGTCCTACAGCATCAACGGTCCGTGGAGCGAGCCCATTGACCTCGGCCTGGCCGGCTACATCGACCCGGGTCATGCGGTGGGTGAAGACGGCAAGCGCTACCTGTTTCTCAGTGGTGGGGACTACGTGCAGCTGGCCGACGACGGCCTGAGCGTGGTCGGCACGCCCAAGCATGTGTACGACGGCTGGAAGTACCCGGAAAGCTGGGACGTCGAGGCGTACGCGCAGGAAGGCCCGAAGATCAACTTCCACAACGGCTGGTACTACATGACCACCGCCGTGGGCGGCACCGCCGGTCCGCCGACGGGGCACATGGTGATCACTGCGCGCTCGCGTTCGATCCATGGGCCATGGCAGAACTCGCCGCACAACCCCATTACCCGCACTCAGTCCAAGGACGAGCCGTGGTGGTCGCGCGGCCACGCCACCGTGGTCGAAGGCACCGATGGGCGCTGGTGGATGATCTACCACGGCTATGAGAACGGTTACTGGACCCTGGGCCGGCAGGCCCTGCTGGAGCCGATCGAATGGACCGACGACGGCTGGTTCGTGGCCAAGGGCGGCGACCTCGGCCAGCCGCTGGCCAAGCCCTCCGGTAGCTCCGTGGGTCCGCATGGCATGGCGCTGTCGGATGACTTCAAGGGCAAGACCCTCGGCTCGCAATGGTCGTTCTTCAACCCGACCCAGGACGAGTACCGCCGCCTGACCTTCACCGGCAACGGCCTGGAGCTGCAGGGCAAGGGCGAAACCCCGCGCGACAGCTCGCCGCTGACCGTGATTGCCGGCGACCAGGCCTACCAGTACGAGGTCGAGATGGACATCGCCCCCGGCGCGGTGGGCGGTGCCCTGTTGTTCTACAGCGACCGGCTGTACGTGGGCGTGGGCAGCAATGGTGAGAAGTTCATCATGCACCGCTACGGCGAGGAGCGCCCTACCCGGCTGGAGCCCAGCCGCAAGGGCGGCAAGCTGTGGCTGCGGGTCACCAACAACCGCCACATCGTGACCATTCACACCTCGACCGATGGCAGGGTCTGGCAGAAGTACCCGGTTCAGATGGAAGTCTCCGGCTACCATCACAATGTGGCTGGCAAGTTCCTTGCCCTCAAGCCGGCCCTGTACGCGGCCGGGGACGGCAAGGTTACCTTCCGCAAGTTCCGCTACCGCGCGCTCGATTGA
- a CDS encoding cysteine dioxygenase family protein, protein MDTTCTFPTFHGRDRLIAAVDHAVEQNDPHRISQMLQLALKQAIADSTIELPACVHQPVEDHYARRELYRSPEHGYSIVAMSWGPGQGTPLHDHSGLWCVEGVWLGQLEITQYELLERDGDRFRFRPQPCVIGDCGSAGSLIPPHEYHTIRNASEDQLAISVHVYQGEMVRSSIFEPTTNGWYERRTKELEVDAA, encoded by the coding sequence ATGGACACGACCTGCACCTTCCCGACGTTCCATGGCCGCGACCGCCTCATCGCCGCCGTTGACCACGCCGTCGAACAGAACGACCCGCACCGCATCTCTCAGATGCTGCAGCTGGCCCTGAAACAAGCCATTGCCGACAGCACCATCGAACTTCCCGCGTGCGTCCACCAGCCGGTAGAAGACCACTACGCCCGCCGCGAGCTCTACCGCAGCCCCGAACACGGCTACAGCATCGTCGCCATGAGCTGGGGCCCGGGCCAGGGCACGCCGCTGCATGACCACAGCGGCCTGTGGTGCGTGGAAGGCGTCTGGCTCGGCCAGCTCGAGATCACCCAGTACGAGCTGCTCGAGCGCGACGGCGACCGTTTCCGCTTCCGCCCCCAGCCATGCGTCATTGGAGACTGCGGCAGCGCCGGCAGCCTGATTCCCCCACACGAGTACCACACCATCCGCAACGCCAGCGAAGATCAGCTCGCCATCTCCGTACACGTCTACCAAGGCGAGATGGTACGCAGCTCGATCTTCGAGCCCACCACCAACGGCTGGTACGAACGCCGCACCAAAGAACTGGAAGTAGACGCCGCGTAG
- a CDS encoding TRAP transporter large permease produces MGITILFAVFALLLLMGVPVAYALAAAALATLWYLDLPTVVLVQQISAGTGSASLIAIPLFIFAGEIMMRGGISERLIGLASSLVGRLRGGLGQVSILSSLFFGGVSGSAIADVSAVGGTMIPQMVKRGYDRDFAVNVSITAALVALLVPPSHNLILFSAAAGGGLSIADLFAAGIMPALLMTVALMVTGYAVARKRGYGVEIFPGWRAVLLRMVSALPGLGLVALIFVGIRAGIFTAVESAAIAVVYALLVTTVLYRQLNWREFMGTVTHAARSTGVILFVIATAAVFGWLLAYLQVPAAAVEFLQSFAHSKVMVLLMIVVMLLLLGTFMDLAPMILICTPIFLPVAKAYGIDPIHFGLVLVLTGGLGLVTPPVGSVLFIGTAIGKISVGESMKSIWPFWFAALLVLMIVTFFPQLSLWLPQLLRA; encoded by the coding sequence ATGGGAATCACCATTCTTTTTGCTGTATTTGCGCTGTTGCTGCTGATGGGTGTGCCGGTGGCCTATGCCTTGGCTGCCGCTGCACTGGCAACCCTGTGGTATCTGGACCTGCCCACCGTGGTGCTGGTGCAGCAGATCTCCGCCGGTACCGGTTCGGCGTCGCTGATTGCAATTCCACTGTTCATCTTCGCCGGCGAGATCATGATGCGCGGCGGCATCTCCGAGCGGTTGATCGGGCTGGCGTCGTCGCTGGTGGGTCGCCTGCGCGGTGGCCTGGGCCAGGTGTCGATTCTGTCCTCGCTGTTCTTCGGCGGCGTGTCGGGTTCGGCCATTGCTGACGTCTCGGCGGTAGGCGGCACGATGATTCCGCAGATGGTCAAGCGCGGCTACGACCGCGACTTCGCGGTCAACGTCAGCATCACCGCCGCGCTGGTCGCACTGCTGGTGCCGCCATCGCACAACCTGATTCTGTTTTCGGCAGCGGCAGGCGGCGGTCTCTCCATCGCCGACCTGTTCGCGGCCGGCATCATGCCCGCGCTGCTGATGACCGTGGCGCTGATGGTCACCGGCTATGCGGTGGCGCGCAAGCGTGGCTATGGCGTGGAAATCTTCCCGGGCTGGCGCGCGGTGCTGTTGCGCATGGTCTCCGCCCTGCCCGGCCTGGGCCTGGTCGCGCTGATCTTCGTCGGTATCCGTGCCGGCATCTTCACCGCCGTGGAAAGCGCCGCGATCGCCGTGGTCTATGCATTGCTGGTGACCACGGTGCTGTACCGCCAGCTCAACTGGCGCGAGTTCATGGGCACGGTGACCCATGCCGCGCGCAGCACCGGCGTGATCCTGTTCGTGATCGCCACTGCGGCCGTGTTCGGCTGGCTGCTGGCCTACCTGCAGGTCCCGGCCGCGGCCGTGGAGTTCCTGCAGTCGTTCGCGCACAGCAAGGTGATGGTGCTGCTGATGATCGTGGTCATGCTGCTGCTGCTGGGCACCTTCATGGACCTGGCACCGATGATCCTGATCTGCACCCCGATCTTCCTGCCGGTGGCCAAGGCCTATGGCATCGACCCGATCCACTTCGGGCTGGTGCTGGTGCTGACCGGCGGCCTGGGTCTGGTGACCCCGCCGGTGGGCTCGGTGCTGTTCATCGGCACCGCCATCGGCAAGATCAGCGTCGGCGAAAGCATGAAAAGCATCTGGCCGTTCTGGTTCGCCGCGCTGCTGGTGCTGATGATCGTCACCTTCTTCCCGCAGCTGTCGCTGTGGCTGCCCCAGCTGCTGCGCGCGTGA
- a CDS encoding alpha/beta hydrolase: MRAAVWKSLLLGGLVTVGVVAPTWAAERAVPESEPAVGSPERIALWPAGKVPGELGAASAPRVIERSADPALPDRYIDGVSAPYLVAYRPAKPNGSALLVIPGGGYLRIVLDKEGTALVPAFVEQGGVTLFVLRYRLPAGRSDRQAALADAQRALRLIRHDAARWQLDPQRIGVIGFSAGGHVAARLSTGFDMPLAGVGDAIDALSARPDFALLMYPVIDMGVHAHTGSRQRLLGEHPDAALAEQFSMQQQVSAKTPPTFLVHAQDDDVVPVQNSLLYYQALLQAGVPSEMHLFAHGGHGFGVRIPPDLTTTQWPALALRWMQAQEARP, encoded by the coding sequence ATGCGTGCTGCTGTGTGGAAGTCCCTGCTGCTGGGTGGTTTGGTAACCGTTGGCGTTGTTGCCCCTACGTGGGCGGCGGAGCGGGCGGTGCCGGAGAGTGAGCCCGCCGTGGGAAGTCCCGAGCGCATCGCGCTGTGGCCGGCGGGGAAGGTGCCAGGGGAGCTTGGCGCGGCTTCAGCGCCCCGCGTGATCGAGCGCAGCGCCGATCCGGCCCTGCCGGACCGCTACATCGACGGCGTCAGCGCGCCGTATCTGGTGGCGTATCGCCCGGCCAAGCCCAATGGCAGCGCACTGCTGGTCATTCCCGGCGGCGGTTACCTGCGCATCGTGCTGGACAAGGAGGGCACCGCGCTGGTGCCGGCCTTCGTGGAGCAGGGCGGCGTGACCCTGTTCGTGCTGCGCTACCGGCTGCCGGCAGGGCGCAGTGACCGGCAGGCCGCATTGGCCGACGCGCAGCGGGCGCTGCGGTTGATCCGTCATGACGCGGCCCGCTGGCAGCTGGATCCGCAGCGGATCGGGGTGATCGGCTTTTCGGCCGGTGGGCATGTGGCCGCGCGCTTGAGCACGGGCTTTGATATGCCGCTGGCCGGGGTGGGCGATGCCATTGATGCACTCAGTGCGCGGCCTGACTTCGCGCTACTGATGTACCCGGTGATCGACATGGGTGTCCACGCCCACACAGGCTCGCGTCAGCGCCTGCTGGGCGAGCATCCAGACGCCGCGCTGGCGGAGCAGTTCTCGATGCAGCAGCAGGTGAGTGCTAAGACGCCGCCCACCTTCCTGGTGCACGCGCAGGACGATGACGTGGTGCCCGTGCAGAACAGCCTGCTGTACTACCAGGCACTGCTGCAGGCCGGCGTGCCCAGCGAGATGCACCTGTTCGCCCACGGTGGGCATGGGTTCGGTGTGCGCATTCCGCCTGACCTCACCACCACCCAATGGCCGGCGCTGGCACTGCGCTGGATGCAGGCACAGGAGGCGCGCCCATGA
- a CDS encoding TRAP transporter substrate-binding protein: MFTRRKFLATGVGALSVPLLAACSKEAALPAGGQLLTATDVHVADYPTVTAVKWIGQQLEEKTGGRLRLRQYHSGQLGRESEAIDMARFGAIDITRVYSGALNNAFPLTQALCLPYVFESVEHMRRAMDGGVAEQVLRGFETRDLVGLAIYDSGARCFYNTKHPIVEPKDLHGLKLRVANSDIFIQLMRLLGANPTPMSLGDTFSGMETHMIDGAENNLRSFHSSRHFEAARYWSQSDHSYAPDVLLISRRTFESLSPADRQLLVETARASVQVMREQWDASESVARKAVTDFGIQFNEVDMPAFRKAADPLLQQYLQRPEIAALTRRIRDFA; this comes from the coding sequence ATGTTTACTCGCAGAAAATTCCTGGCCACCGGCGTCGGCGCGCTCAGCGTGCCGCTGTTGGCCGCCTGTTCCAAAGAAGCCGCGCTGCCGGCAGGTGGCCAGCTGCTCACCGCCACCGACGTGCACGTGGCCGATTACCCCACCGTCACCGCGGTGAAGTGGATCGGCCAGCAGCTGGAAGAAAAAACCGGCGGCCGCCTGCGTCTGCGCCAGTACCACTCCGGCCAGCTGGGTCGCGAAAGCGAGGCCATCGACATGGCCCGCTTCGGGGCCATCGATATCACCCGTGTGTACTCGGGCGCGCTGAACAACGCGTTTCCGCTGACCCAGGCGCTGTGCCTGCCGTATGTGTTCGAGTCGGTGGAGCACATGCGCCGCGCGATGGACGGCGGCGTGGCCGAACAGGTGCTGCGCGGCTTCGAAACCCGTGATCTGGTCGGCCTGGCCATTTACGATTCGGGCGCGCGCTGCTTCTACAACACCAAGCATCCGATCGTGGAACCGAAGGACCTCCACGGCCTGAAGCTCCGTGTAGCGAACTCGGACATCTTCATCCAGCTGATGCGTCTGCTGGGCGCGAATCCGACTCCGATGTCGCTGGGCGACACCTTCTCGGGCATGGAAACGCACATGATCGACGGTGCGGAGAACAACCTGCGCAGCTTCCACTCCAGCCGCCACTTCGAAGCGGCGCGCTACTGGTCGCAGAGCGACCACTCCTACGCGCCGGATGTGCTGCTGATCTCGCGCCGCACCTTCGAATCGTTGAGCCCGGCCGACCGCCAGCTGCTGGTGGAAACCGCACGCGCCTCGGTGCAGGTGATGCGGGAACAGTGGGACGCCTCGGAAAGCGTGGCGCGCAAGGCGGTGACCGACTTCGGCATCCAATTCAACGAGGTCGACATGCCGGCCTTCCGCAAGGCCGCTGATCCGCTGTTGCAGCAGTATCTGCAACGCCCGGAGATCGCCGCCCTCACCCGTCGCATCCGCGACTTCGCCTGA